A stretch of DNA from Candidatus Bathyarchaeia archaeon:
GTTATATCAATGAGCTCCACCCTCTTGGCCGTCGAGAGAGTGAACTTCTCTACGAGGCTTTTCAGGGCCCCTTCACCCAACTACCACATACAATCTGCTAATATAAACTCGATGAAAACGTTAAAGTGGAGAAGGGAAAGACGAGAAATCCTCCTCTTCAAGGTTTGGGTGACCTGATCTAGAGTACCTGCCCCCTAACGTGGGCAGGGAGTTCAAACTCTCTGCAGCCATAAATGGCATGCCTCTCATAGAACTTTAGCCTTTGCAGACTCTACCCACCTCTTCACGTCATCCACCGTGAACGTGTACCCTTTTGGCAGCCTGACAGCACGTTTATCTACAGTCTCTTTCAGCTTCGCGTATAGTTCCTCAGGATTTGCTTCTGCAAGCTTTTCCTTCGAGTCTATCCTAGCTCCACGCACAAGAAGTTCTGCCGCCTCCTCATCCACACCGCTGAGACCTGCAAGTTCACTCTTAACCATAAGTTTGGCCATTCCTATCAGCTCTCTAGCCACCTTCTCAGAGATGCTGGCACGCTTCAGAGAATCAACTGAGGACAGGGCTAGATCGCTCACCGTATTAACAGCTATAGATCTCAGTTTTTTAGCTATCTCAGGCCCTATTCCCTCTATGACCTCTACACTCTCAGCAGGGTGAGGCTTCCTAACTGTGGGAGGCGTTACAGGA
This window harbors:
- a CDS encoding DUF4332 domain-containing protein: MEREIEKLRKELATLKAENADLKKAIADMQRGFAVKIEPNSLIKSIQRDLINVDEFATKQERPTTYVVSDFNLQLKAVVSKDGERVALILPSRPGEIDPNLMSTVNLALKPVPVTPPTVRKPHPAESVEVIEGIGPEIAKKLRSIAVNTVSDLALSSVDSLKRASISEKVARELIGMAKLMVKSELAGLSGVDEEAAELLVRGARIDSKEKLAEANPEELYAKLKETVDKRAVRLPKGYTFTVDDVKRWVESAKAKVL